The following coding sequences are from one Epinephelus moara isolate mb chromosome 7, YSFRI_EMoa_1.0, whole genome shotgun sequence window:
- the LOC126392592 gene encoding sterol 26-hydroxylase, mitochondrial, whose amino-acid sequence MAAWLSQNVKRRNNSWLLLCPNAVARVCSRGEGSSSSVPRELSAFQEKPRTVKDLPRITFLELLYRVVFKGFNNHFHELQIYNKQRYGPMFRDPTKAICVNTPKLLEEVLRNDEKFPSRGDMSIWKEYRDMKGIGYGPFTEEGEKWYNLRVMLNKHMLLPKESAQYGGVFNDVVTAFIKRIYYLRQGSLTGDLVTNVDNEMYHFALEGIASILFEQRLGCLEKEIPAGTQDFINSIAQMFSNNMAVHLLPKWSRNLLPFWGRYIAGWEGIFSFAKELIDKKMEVIHQRLENNQDMEGEYLTYLLSNTQLSTEDVYGSVTELLLAGMDTTSNTLTWTMYLLSKNPQSQDKLYKEVSTSVPADRIPSAEEVTRMPYLKAIIKEALRMYPVVPLNARIIMEKDVTIGGYHFPKKTSFSFCNYAISYDEDTFSEPFTFKPERWLRDGHKRPNPFGSLPFGFGVRACVGRRIAEVEMYLILFRIIRHFEIKPDPTMGELKCINRTVLVPDKPLNLHFVDRGCKNAA is encoded by the exons ATGGCTGCATGGCTCTCCCAGAATGTGAAACGAAGGAACAACAGCTGGCTGCTGCTGTGCCCTAATGCCGTGGCCCGAGTCTGCTCCAGGGGGGAGGGAAGCTCGTCCTCTGTCCCGAGGGAACTCTCTGCATTCCAGGAAAAGCCTCGAACAGTGAAAGACCTCCCACGCATCACTTTCTTGGAGCTATTGTACAGGGTCGTGTTTAAGGGTTTCAACAACCATTTTCATGAGCTACAG ATTTATAACAAGCAACGATACGGACCCATGTTCAGAGACCCAACAAAGGCAATATGTGTGAACACTCCAAAGCTGCTGGAGGAAGTATTGAGGAATGATGAGAAGTTTCCTTCCCGAGGAGACATGTCTATTTGGAAAGAGTATCGGGATATGAAAGGAATCGGCTATGGGCCTTTCACAGA GGAAGGGGAGAAGTGGTACAACCTGAGGGTGATGCTCAACAAGCACATGCTGCTTCCAAAGGAGTCTGCACAGTATGGTGGTGTTTTCAATGATGTGGTTACAGCCTTCATCAAGAGGATCTACTACCTGCGTCAGGGCAGCTTGACAGGAGATTTGGTGACCAATGTGGACAATGAGATGTATCATTTCGCACTAGAGG GTATTGCCTCCATATTGTTTGAGCAAAGGCTTGGGTGTCTGGAAAAGGAAATACCTGCAGGGACACAAGACTTCATCAACTCTATAGCCCAGATGTTCTCCAACAACATGGCTGTACATCTGTTGCCCAAGTGGAGCCGCAATCTCCTGCCCTTTTGGGGGCGCTACATCGCAGGCTGGGAGGGCATCTTCAGCTTTG CTAAAGAGTTGATTGACAAGAAGATGGAGGTCATTCATCAGCGTTTGGAGAACAACCAGGATATGGAGGGGGAATACCTAACATACCTACTTTCAAACACTCAGTTAAGCACTGAAGATGTGTATGGCAGCGTCACTGAGCTCCTATTAGCTGGAATGGACACG ACCTCCAATACCCTCACATGGACGATGTACCTGCTGTCCAAGAACCCTCAATCCCAGGACAAACTTTACAAAGAAGTGTCCACATCAGTGCCTGCAGACCGGATCCCCTCTGCTGAGGAGGTCACTCGGATGCCTTATTTAAAGGCTATTATCAAAGAAGCACTGAG GATGTACCCTGTGGTTCCTTTAAACGCAAGGATCATTATGGAAAAGGATGTCACGATTGGTGGATATCATTTTCCCAAAAAA ACTTCTTTCAGTTTTTGTAACTATGCCATCAGTTATGATGAGGACACATTCTCAGAGCCATTCACATTTAAGCCAGAGAGATGGCTACGTGATGGCCATAAAAGGCCAAACCCCTTTGGTTCCCTCCCATTTGGCTTCGGAGTGAGAGCCTGTGTAGGTCGCCGGATTGCTGAGGTTGAGATGTATCTGATTCTGTTTCGG aTAATCAGGCACTTTGAAATAAAACCAGACCCCACGATGGGAGAGCTGAAATGCATCAACCGCACTGTTCTGGTACCAGACAAACCACTTAACCTACATTTTGTGGACAGAGGATGTAAAAATGCAGCTTAA